GCCGTTGACAAGCCAGAGCGGTACGTGAACATTCAGGGGTACAAAGAATACCTGCGTCTCTTTGTGAACCAGACCCGGCACAAAGGCGCCACGCCCATCCTGCTCACCCCCGTTACCCGCAACTACCCCTGGAAAGACGGCAAGATTGGCAACGTGCACGGCGAGTACCCTCAGGCGGTAAAAGACGTGGCCAAGGAACTGAACGTGCTCCTGATAGACCTGCAGCAGCTGTCCATAGATTCTTTCTCGGCCAAAGGCCAGGAGTATGTTTCTACCAATTACTTCATGAACCTGCCGGCCGGTAAGTTTAAGAACTACCCCGAAGGCCAGAAAGACAACACCCATTTTCAACCTGATGGCGCTAAAGAAGTGGCCAGGTTGGTATTTGAAGGCATGAAGGGGTTGAAGGTGAAATAGCGTTTGGAACTGGCAGAATAAAATAAAAAGCTTTTAACAATTTCTACAGGAAGCAAGTCACTTTAAGGCGTGGAAAAAGATAAAAGAAAGCCTCTGCGCAGAAAGTAATTTCTTTTCGTGACTCTCAGAAAATACTTAAATTTTCTAGACAATAGAAATGGCGGTGACTGAGGAACTGCCTCTTTTTTAATGTCATGCTTAATCGATTGCGCGAGGGTTGGGCTCCTGCATTGGACTTACCCTTAATTTAAATTTGTGAGATGGTTTTAGTGAAGAGAACGCTTTCCTTTCTTATCTGTAGCCTACTTTCCGGGGCGGGAATGGTGCCCGAGGCGCAGGCCCAGGTATTGCCTTTCAAGGCGCAAACGGCGTACAACGCCTACCTGGTGCGGAACCTGCACCAAGCCTATGATGCCCGCCGCGAAAAAATAACCCAGGCCCTTGGCTCTCCTGAAGCCATGAAAGCCTACCAGGCTCAGGTGAAAAAGGAGTACCTGCGCGTTTTAGGCCCGTTTCCGGAAAAACAGCCTTTAAACGCGAAGATCACGAAACAGCAGAAGCAGAAGGGGTTCACGATAGAGAACCTGGTGTATGAGAGCCGGCCTAACCACCACGTGACGGCCAACCTGTACGTGCCGGAGGGCAAGGGGCCGTTCCCGGCGGTGCTGCTCATGAACGGGCACGAGATGCCGGCCAAGGCCACGGATTCTTACCAGAAAACAGCCCGGCTCTTCGCTGCCAATGGCTTTGTGGTCCTTTCCGTAGACCCATTCTCGCAAGGCGAGCGGGTGCAGCTAACCGATAAAACCGGCAAATCCCTGACCCGCGGCTCCACCACCGAGCACACGTTGCTCAACGCTGGCGCTACCCTGGTGGGTACCAGCGTGGCTGCCTATATGCTCTGGGACAACGTGCGCGCCCTGGATTACCTGGAAACCCGCCCCGAAGTGGACAAAGACAGAATGGGCGCCATTGGCAATTCCGGCGGAGGAACCCAGACGGCCTACCTGCTGGGCTATGATGACCGTATCAAAGTGGCCGCGCCCTGCAGCTACTTTTCCCAGCGCGAACGGGACATGCTCTTACCCGGGGAGCCGGACGGGTGCCAGTTCTTGCCCGGGGAGGGCAACCTGGAATTCGCTGATTACATTATTGCGGCCGCACCAAAACCGGTCTTGATCCTGGCTGGCGAGAATGATTTTGTGGACTACCAGGGCACGCTCCAAGGCATACAAGAACTGCAGAAAATCTACACTACGCTACAGCAGCCAGACAAGGTAAAGCTCTTCACCTGGCCAGACGGGCACGGCATTACCCAACCCAAGCGCGAAGCCGCCGTGACCTGGTTCCGGCAATGGTTGTATAATGATGCCAGACCCGTGAAAGAAGGGAATATTGGCGTGCTTACAGAACAGGATTTATGGGCCACCTCCACCGGCCAGGTGACCACTACCTATCCCCAGGAAACCACCGTGCCCGCCCTGAACCAGGCCATGTACAAGCAGCTATCCGCGCAGCGGCAGGCTTTTTGGGGTCAACCTTATGATGCCGCGCTCAAGGCGAAAGTGCGGGACGTGATAGGTTTGAAACTCAACCAAAACCCGGTGTTTACCGAACTCAGCGGCCAAAGCCAGGCCCCGCAGTACCATCTGGAAAAACGGGTTATCATGCGCCAGGGCGAGTTGCCCATCCCGGCCCTTATTTACACCCCAATCGGCAAGGCCAAACCCAAGAAAATCATCATCCGGTTAACCGACCAGGACAAAGGAAAAGAGGCTCTGGCCAGGAACGATAGCCTAATCCAAAAGGAGATGCAGGCCGGCCATGTGCTGGTGCTGGCAGACCTTCGGGGTATAGGTGAAACCCAGGACGACCCTAAACTCAATGATGCCAAGTATTGGAGCAGCGAGTACCGCAACGCGGTGCTGGCCCTGCAACTGGAACGCCCCCTGCTGGGGCAACGGGTGCAGGACCTCACTACTTTGTTAGACTTTCTCCAGAGCAATAAAAGCCTGGCCGGGTTACCCATTTCTATTGAGGCCGAAGGAGTGTATGGTCCGGTGGTGACGCACACAGTGTTCCTGGATGAGCGCATCTCCCAAGCCACTGTCTCCAAGTCCCTCACAACCTATGAGGACTACCTGACCCGCCCGCTGCAAAAAGACATGTTTTCCAATGTGGTGCAGGGCATTTTACAGTACTATGATTTACCAGACTTGGCGCAGAAATGCGGCCGTCGCTTAAAGCAGATTCCAGATGAAACTAGAGCACTTCGCCCTTAACGTAGAAGACCCCGTGGCCATGGCCGAATGGTACATCCGCCACCTGGGCATGCGGGTGGTACGGCAAATGCCGGAAGCGCCTTTTACAACTTTTCTGGCAGATGACAGCGGCCGCATTCTAGTGGAAATTTACCTGAACCCTGCACATGAGGTGCCGCCCTACCGCACCATGAACCCACTGCTGGTGCACCTGGCCTTTGTGTCTGAAAACCCCACCGCCGATCAGGAGCGGCTCTGCGCTGCCGGGGCCACCCTAGTCACCGACCAGCACCTTCCCGACGGTTCGCACCTGGTAATGCTCCGTGATCCCTGGGGCCTGGCGCTGCAACTCTGCAAACGCGGAACGCCTATTCTGGCAGCTCGGGAAGAATAGGTTCCCGTTTTGAGGCTGTTTTAGCCAAAACGGCCCCAAAACGAAAAAGAGTAGAGCTAATGGCAAAGCCACCGCGGTAACCTAAAACCTGTTTTGTTCCTTTATTGCTGAATTTTACTGCCATGAAACTTCCTTTCTTCTCCCTGGTGCTGGCCTTTTGCGGGTTGGCCCTCATGTCTTTTCTTTCGGTTAAAAAGAAACCTATTACGGTGTACCTGGTAGGGGATTCCACTATGTCTATCAAAGACCCCAAGGCCTATCCAGAAACAGGGTGGGGCGTGCCGTTTGCCACGTTCTTTGACCCATCGGTGGCCATAGACAACCACGCCAAGAACGGCCGAAGCACCAAAACCTTCCTTACCGAGAAGCGGTGGCAAACCGTGGAGGGCGCCCTCAAGAAAGGCGATTACGTGTTCATCCAGTTCGGGCATAATGATGAGGTGAAGACCAAGGCCAGCTATGCCACCGAAGAGGAGTTTACCCAAAACCTGACCCGCTTCGTGACCGAAGCCAGAAAGAAGAAAGCCATTCCTATCCTTATCACCCCGGCGGCCCGGCGCAAGTTTGACGCCAACGGTAAAATTGAGCCCACCCATGAGGCGTATTCCGCGCTGGTGCGCGAAGTGGCTAAAAAGGAGAAAGTCTGCCTCATTGACCTGGACAAAAAGAGCCAGGAACTGCTCCAAAGCTACGGCCCCGAAGATTCAAAAAAGCTGTTCCTCCATTTGCAACCGGGGCAACATCCAAACTATCCGGAAGGCAAAGCCGATGACACGCACTTTAACGAGCGCGGCGCCCTGGAGATGGCGCAGATTGTTCTGGCGGAGGTAAAAGCCCTGAAGCTGGACCTGGCGAAAAGGATTACTGCCCCTGCCGTTACCCCTTAATCCAAATTATGCTCCCATTTTAGTGCCTTCAAATTTCCTTTCATCCCCTAAAGGTCCCCGTATGATACAGCGTCTTTTGAAGTGGTTAGCCTTTCTGTTGAGCTTTCTGTCCATACCCGCCTTCGCGCAGCAGCGTTCCTCCTTAACCTTGTGGTATGATCAACCCGCTGCCAACTGGAATGAGGCCTTGCCGCTGGGCAATGGGCGGCTGGGGGCCATGGTGTTTGGCAACCCGGCCCGGGAGCTTCTGCAACTGAATGAGGAAACGGTCTGGGCTGGGGAACCCGGAAACAACATCAACACAGCCCTTTTCCCGGCCCTCACCGAAATACGCACCCTTATCTTCGCCGGCAAGCACCAGCAGGCCCAGGATCTGGCTCTGCAGAAAATCCCCCGCCAGGCGCCCGCAGGCAACAACTACGGCATGCCGTATCAACCGGTCGGGAATCTGTTTCTGACTTTCCAGGGCCATGAAAAAGCCACCAATTTTTACCGGGACCTAAACATTGAGCAGGCAATAGCCTCAGTTTCTTATAAAGTAGACGGCGTAACCTTTAAGCGGGAAATGTTTTCCTCTTTCCCAGATGACGTGGTCATTGTGCGGCTCACCGCCGATAAGCCCCACAGCATAAACGTTACCCTGGGAGCCGATAGTCCGCATAAGAATTACCAGGTTACCATTTCCAAAGGGCAACTGGTGCTGGCAGGGGTGTCTGGAGACGTAGACAACAAGAAGGGGAAAGTGCGGTTTCAGGCCCGGGTGCAGCCTACCGTTAAAGGCGGCGAGGTATCTTCCACCGCCAATACGCTCACCTTCAAAAACGCCGATGAAGTGACCCTCTATGTTTCCATGGGCACCAACTTCAAAAGCTATAAAGACCTGTCAGGAAATGAGGAGGCGAAGGCCAAAAATTTACTGGCAAAGGCGGTCAAAAAGAACTACATCTCCGCCAAGGAAAACCACATCAAACATTACCAACGGTACTTCAAAAGAGTGTCACTGGATTTGGGAACCAGCCCGGCGGCGGCCCAGCCTACCAATGTGCGCCTGCAGAATTTCGTGCAGGGCCATGACCCGCAGCTGGCGGCGCTCTACTTTCAGTTTGGGCGGTACCTGCTTATCTCTAGCTCGCAACCCGGCACGCAACCGGCCAACCTGCAAGGCATCTGGAACGACAAGATTGCGCCGCCTTGGGATAGCAAGTACACCGTGAACATCAACACCGAGATGAACTACTGGCCCGCCGAGGTCACCAACCTCTCAGAGATGCACGAGCCGCTGTTCAAAATGGTGCAGGAACTGGCGGAGACCGGCAAGGAAAGTGCCGCAAAGATGTACGGGGCCCGTGGTTGGAACATGCACCACAATACGGATCTCTGGCGGATTACCGGTCCCGTGGACGGGGCGTTTTACGGTCTCTGGCCCATGGGCGGCGCCTGGCTCACCCAGCACCTGTGGCAACATTACCTCTACACCGGCGACCAAGAGTTCCTGAAGAAGGATTACCCGGTGCTCAAAGGCGCCGCCCTGTATTACGTAGACGTGCTGCAGGAAGAGCCTTCGCATAAATGGCTGGTCGTGGTCCCGTCCATGTCGCCGGAGAACAAGCACCACGGCAATGCGTCTATTACGGCGGGCACCACCATGGACAACCAACTGGTGTTTGACGTGTTCTCCAATGCCCTGCAGGCTGCCCGCATTTTAGGGGTGGACCAAGCCTTCGCCGATACCCTGCGCCAGCTGCGCGACCGGCTCCCGCCCATGCAGGTAGGCCAGCATGGCCAGCTCCAGGAATGGCTTTTTGACTGGGACCGCAAAGACGACGATCACCGCCACGTCTCGCACCTGTACGGGCTGTTCCCCAGCAACCAGATCTCGCCGTTCACCCACCCTGCTCTTTTTAACGGCGCCAAATCTACGCTGGTGCAGCGCGGGGATAAATCTACGGGCTGGTCTATGGGCTGGAAAGTGAACCTCTGGGCCCGGCTGCTGGATGGAAATAGGGCCTATAAACTGATCGCTGACCAACTCACCCCGGCAGGGGCCGAGGCCTCAGGCCAAAGCGGCGGCACTTACCCCAACCTGTTCGACGCGCATCCGCCGTTCCAGATAGACGGCAACTTTGGCTGCACCTCTGGCATTGCCGAAATGCTGTTGCAAAGCCATGACGGCACCTTGCACCTGCTGCCCGCCTTGCCGGATCAATGGCCCAGCGGTCAGGTAAAAGGCCTGGTGGCTAGAGGCGGGTTTGTGGTAGATATGCAATGGGAAAAAGGCAAGGTGACTTCCCTGAAGATAACATCTACCCTTGGCGGTAACTGCCGCCTGCGCATAGGCAATCCTTTAACCTTGAAGACCAAAGGGAAATTGGAGGCGGCCACCGGCATTAACCCAAATCCCTTTTACCAACCCACCGCCATTAAAGACCCCTTGGTTAACCCTGTTGCTGGTTCAGCCAAAATCACTTTGCCCGTAACCCATGTATTTGACCTGGCAACCCAGAAGGGGAAAAGGTATGAGCTGGTGTCGTTATAAAACCAATGGGTAAAAGCGGCCTCAATAGGCCGCTTTTACCGTGCAAGTGTTTTAAGGGTGTTTTCCGGAAAACAGGCCCAAAACGGGTAAGCCGAAAAATATGAAAATAAGTCAAGTCATTCTCTTAGTTCTGGTCACATGGTGGGGTTCTTCGTGTTCTTCGGTTAGGCCTATTACCTGGCCCTTGGAATCTGTGGCCAGCGTGGGCGGGCACACGGTTACCATCTCAGGCAACCCGCAAGTAGTGAAGCAACCAACACCGGCCATTGCCTTTGACGGGATAGACGACGGATTGCTGGTGCATGCCAACCCCATTGTGGGGGCCGAGGAGTTTACCATAGAGGTGGAGTTCAAACCCAGGGCCGCCTGGCCCGCCAACGTGGAGCAGCGGTTTCTGCACATAGAAGATCTGGCGCTGGGCCAACGGCGGCTACTCTTGGAGCTTCGGCTGAACAACCGCGGGCAATGGTACGCCGATTTTTTTATGCGTACCGAGAAAGCGGCCCTTACCTTGATTGACTCCACCCAAGCGCACCCGGTGGGGGAGTGGGCCACCATGACCATGGTCTACAAAGACAAAAAGCTACAAGGCTACGTGAACGGCCGCCTGGAACTGTCCGGTGACATAGAATACCTACCCATTCCCGCCTCCGCTAATACGTCCATCGGTACCCGCATGGACCAACGGTCGTGGTTCAACGGGGAAATCAGAAGCGTGAAAGCCTGGCCCAAAGCAATCCTGCCCAAGCAGTAATTCTGGGCCTAAAAGGTTGGTAAAAGTAAAACCCTGTTTCGGGGCTGTTTCTGAGAAAATAGCCCCGAAACAGGGTTTGATATGTAAAGCCCCTTAGGGTTACAGGGTCATGTACTTGCGCACTTTCTCAATCATCTCTGTAGAGCCAATCACCAGTGGGCAACGCTCATGCAGGGCGCTGGGTTGTTTGTCTAGAATACGTTCCACGCCATCGGTGGCCTGGCCGCCCGCCTGTTCGGCAATGAAAGCCAGGGGGTTGCACTCATACAGCAGGCGCAATTTACCGGCTGTGTTTTTAGAGGAGCCCGGATAAAAGTAAATGCCGCCCTTCAAGAGGTTTCGATGGAAGTCTGCCACCAGAGACCCAATGTAGCGCGAGGAGTATTTCTGCTCTTTACAGAAGGCAATGTAGTTCTGGATACCCAGCGGGAAGTGGCCCATGTTGGCCTCGTTGCAGCTGTACTGCTTGCCATTCTTAGGGATTTTGATGTCTGGGTGTGAGAGGAAAAACTCGCCCAGCGAAGGCTCATAGGTAAAACCGTTCACGCCGCGGCCCGTGGTGTACACCAGCATGGTGGAGGCGCCATAGAGAATATAGCCTGCCGCGGCCTGCTGCGTACCTTTCTGCAGACAGTCTTCCAAGGTGCCGTCCTGGCCACCCTCAGATAACCGCCGGTAAATCCCGAAGATGGTACCGATGGGGATGTTCACGTCAATGTTAGAGGAACCGTCCAGCGGGTCCATGGCCACAATGTATTTGGCGTTCTGGTTGCCGGTATGGATGATGTCCTCGTCTTCCTCAGAGACAATGGCGCAAACCTCGCCACCGTTGCGCAAAGCCCTGATGAACCGGATGTTGGCAATCACGTCCAGCTTCTGCTGCTCTTCGCCCTGCACGTTGGTTTTGCCAAACTTGCCGCTGGTGTCCTGGTCTACGCGGCTAATCTCGCGGCTCACAATCTTGGCCGCCAGGGCCATGTCGCGCAGCAACTGAGACAACTCGCCGGTGGCATACGGAAAGTCTTCCTGCTTTCTCATGATAAACCGGTCCAGGGTGGTGCCTACGGGCAGCGCTAATGCATCATTCATACGGTAACTTATTTGGGGATAATCTGTTAGCTGAACTTTTGATATTACAAGGGGAAGAAATACAAAGGTCCTGTCTCTCTATGCCCCGGCTGGAAACCTGAAGCGTTTTGAGGGACAGGACCTTAATGAATCTTCGTTCTTACTTACCCAAAGGCAAGCAGATTCTTCAAGGATACCTTACAAAGATACACCCCGTTTCCACGGAATGAAATCATCCTGCTGAAGGAATTTCTCTTTGGTCTGGATGTTGCCGCTGGCCACCTCAATAATGAAGTCCAATACGTCTTCGCCCATTTCCTCAATGGTCTTCTCCCCTGAAATGACTGCGCCGGTATCAATGTCAATGATGTCTGGCATGCGCTCGGCCAACTTGGTGTTGGAAGAGATCTTGATCACCGGAGCAATGGGGTTACCGGTGGGGGTGCCCAGACCGGTGGTGAACAAGACAATGTTAGTGCCGGAGCCAACCAGCGCCGTGGTGCATTCCACGTCATTGCCGGGAGTGCACAGCAGGTTAAGGCCGGGCTTGGTCACGTATTCAGGGTAATCCAGTACGTCCACGATAGGGGAGTTACCGCCTTTTTTGGCCGCACCGGCAGATTTAATGGCATCAGTGATCAAGCCGTCACGGATGTTGCCCGGGCTGGGGTTCATGTCAAAACCGGAACCTACGGCCTCGGCGGACTTGGCGTAGGCACGCATTAAAGACACAAAGCGGTCGGCAGACTCTTCGCGCTCGCAGCGGTTGATCAGTTCCTGCTCCACGCCGCACAACTCAGGGAACTCAGAAAGGACGGTTTTGCCGCCCAGGGCCACCAGAATATCTGAGGTAAGGCCAATGGCCGGGTTTGCAGAGATACCAGAGAACCCGTCTGAGCCGCCGCACTCCAGACCAATGGAAAGCTTGCTCAAAGGCGCTGGTTTTCTGGTCAGTTTGTCGGCCTCTATCAGACCCAGGAAGGTCTGGCGGATGGCTTTGGACATCAGTTCCTCTTCGGTGCCTTCTTTCTGCTGCTCCAATACAATAAGTGGCTTGTTGAAATTAGGGTTCAGGGCTTTGATCTTGCTTTCCAGAATACCCACCTGCGCGTTCTGGCAACCCAGGCTCAACACGGTGGCACCGGCCACGTTGGGGTGGTGGATATAACCCGCCAAGAGGGCGCACAGCATGTCAGAATCCTGACGGATTCCGCCGCAACCGCCGTCATGGGTCAGGAACTTGATGCCGTCTACGTTTTCAAACACGCGGCGCTGCACTGGGGCCAAGGTCTTCTGCAGGGTAAGCGTGCCAATGGCCTCGGTGTTGCCCGACTGGTACAGGTCTACCATCTGCTGTACGTAGGACTTGTACACGTCGCGCTGGCCAAAGCCCAGTTCGTCTAAGAAGGCCTGCTTGATAATGTCCACGTTGCGGTTCTCGCAGAACACCAACGGAATCACCAGCCAGTAATTAGAGGTTCCTACCTGGCCGTCTTCGCGGTGGAAGCCATTGAAGGTTCTGTTCACCCATTTAGACACGTCTGGGGCCGTCCAGCCAATGGTTTTGGTTTTGCCAGTAAAGCCGTTCACCTGGTGTTTCACGTTAGCCGTGCTCAGGACGCCGCCCGCCGGAATGTCATACACTGCCTTGCCCACCAGGGAGCCGTACATCAAAATCTCATCTCCGGCGGCCAAAGGCTGCTGGGCAAACTTATGCTTGGCCTGGATATCATCAACCAACACAATGGCTGCACCGTTATACTCTACGGTCTCGCCCTTTTTCAAATCCGTGAGTGCTACCAGCACATTATCGTTCGGATGGATCTTTAGGAATCTGTGTAACATATCTATAAAATAGGCAGAATGTGCAATCGATTGCGCAAGATATTAATAAATGTAAGAAATTGGAAAAATTACCAACATTTCTTTTTTAGAATGCGAGAAATTGAAGGGAGTTCCGTTTGGGGCCGTGCACTTTTCCATATTCGGAAAATCTGGAAACGAGATAATGGTGCGAGAGCCAATGGTTTCGCTGCCGGATGACAGGAGTGGAGCATAACGCAGGAGGAGGACACTCACTCCTTTTCTAGATGTTAAGTCACACGGAAATTCCTGTTTTGGGGCTGTTTTTAAGAAAACGACCTCAAAACAGGAATGCAAGGAAAAGCCCTTTTGCAGCAACGAGCGCCGCTTTACCAGCCCACTATCTGGTCCATGACCCAAGCGGTGCGGGCAGCAGATACGCCGGTGCTGGGGCAGGTACCGGTGCCGGTCAGTTCTTCCACTATGGTCTGGATAAAGGGTTGCTGCACGTGGGCCGGCGGCGGAAGCCAGAACTCCTCCACGCCCTGGCTGGTCTCCAGTTTAACAGGTTCTGGCGCGAAGGCCGGGAACGTGATTCGTCCCTTGCTGCCTATGATCTCCATTTTGTCTTTAAACTGCGCGGGGTCCACGGTAAAACACCAAACCCCGGTGCCCAGGGCGCCACTCTTGAAGGTGAACTGGGCGGTCACCAGGTCCTCAGCAGGGTAGAGGCCCGCCTGGTTGGCGGTTTGGCCAGAGGCCGAGGCAATGGGGCCCAGCAGAAAGTCAAGGTAATCCAGCTGGTGGGAAGCCAGGTCAAAAAAGAGTCCGCCCCCGGCTATTTCGGGCTGCACGCGCCAGGGAAGGTTGTCTGGGGTAAGGTCTTTCTGGGCCGGGTGAAAAAGCTTAATGTTCACGCACCTTATGTCACCAATGGCCCCGCTGTCTACCAGTTCCTTCACCTTTAGAAAGGAGGGAAGGCAGCGGCGGTAATAGGCCACAAACAGCGGCACCCCGGCTTCGGCGCAGGCGGTTACCATTTCCTGGCACTGCGTGTGGTTCAGGGCCATGGGTTTTTCTACATACACCGGTTTTCCGGCCGCGGCCACCTGCAGCGTGTACTCCAGGTGCGAGCCTGGCGGCGTGGCAATGTAGACGGCGTCTACCTCTGGGTCGTTTATCAAGTCTTGTGCCTGGTCATACCAGTTGGGCACCCCGTGCCGACGGGCGTAATCCTGGGCTTTGGCGCCATCGCGGCGCATAACGGCCACCAATCTTGAGTGAGGTACTTTCTGAAACGCGGGGCCGCTTTTTACTTCGGTGACGTCACCGCAGCCAATGATTCCCCAGTTAAGGGTGGTGTGTGCTGTATTTGTCATAGATGGTTGGTGGCAATTTGCCCCGGGCAAGGAGGAAGATTAGCCGCTCTTTTAGTAGATCAGCCGCAATGTAGTAAATCTCGTTTCAGGCCTGTTTTCTGGAAAACAGGCCTGAAACAGAAAGTCATTCCTGGTCCAACAACTGAATCTCTTTTTTCATGTTTTCCCGGGCAGTTTCTTCTAACCTGTCTTTGAAGTCTGGGGTTCTGTAAATGCTGTCCAGGTCCAGGAAATGCTGCAGTACTTTCTTGCGGCCGTTGCGGTAGAGATAGTCTGAAAAGAGGTGGTATTCCTTCCTGATCTGGTGGGTGTACACGAGGTACTCGGGCCAGGGAGCACCCAGGATAGACAGGTCGAAATCAAGGAGCAGGTTCACGTCTGGGTTTGGGGAAGACTGGTACGTTTTGGTGGCCAGAATCATGTCTGTGACTACGGCTATTTCCGGCGCGGGAACCCTTAAGGTAGACAGCCGGTCCTGGGCCAGTTGGGCGCTTTTCTCCTCGTTGTCTGTTCTGGTGGTCACGTAAACCGCATCATGGTAAAAGACGGCCAGCTTCAGCACCGTGGGCTGGGTGATCTGGGGCAGGTACTGGTCAGAAAGGTGCAGCAAGGCGGCCACGTGGTGCAGGGTATGGTAATGCCGCTCGGGGTCTGTGTACGCCTTTTTCAGTTCCTCCCACAGGTAGTTGGCCACGTGTGGGTCTGAGGCATAGGAGGCGGTTATTGCTTGCCAGGTTTCTTGCAGAAAGGTATCCATAAATAGCAGGTAGCGGGCTTTATTCTTTCTTGTCCAGAATGATGTTTACGGATTTATTGCCTGGGGTAACGGTGATTTTTTTCGGCTGGAAGCCGGGACTGGTGATGACCAAAGTAGCCCCTTCTGCTGGGAGATCCAGCGTGAACTGCCCACCGGGCCCGGTAGTAACCCTAGAAGAACTTTCTTCTACCTGCACGGTGGCGCCCTCCAGTTTCTGCCCAGCCGCATCTGTTACCACGCCGGTCAACTGGGAGGAGTTGGCAGCAGGCTGGGTGTTCTGGGTGAAATGACCGCTGGGCTGCGCGAAATAGTGGTGATAAATCACCTCGGCTATAGCAAAGGCCAGCACCAGCAGCACGGCGGCGGTCTGCCAGATGGGCCACTGGAAAACTTTTCTCTTGCGCTTCTTCTGGGCCAGCAGGTGCTTGAGGCGGCCATGCGTCTCGCGCACCGCTAGCCGCACGCGGGCGGGGCGGGCAATGGCCATACCCTCCACCATGTCTGAGCACAGCTCACAGGACAGCAGGTGCCGTTCCACCTGGTGGCGCAGGTCAGGGGGCAGGGCTCCGGCCTGGTATTGCCGCAGCATTTCCATGGGCGGATGTTCCTCCGGACCCCACTCAGCGGGGAGGTTATTCCTGCTCATAGTTCTTATTCATGTAAATTTTGAGGTTTCTTTTCCCGTTCTGAATATGGCTTTTCACCTTGGAGACATCCAGGCCGGTTAAGGCCGCTATTTCTTTGTAGCTCTTTTTCTCCAGGTAGAAAAGCTCCACGCAGGAGCGCTGCTCGGGGCTCAGTTGCTCCAGGCTTTTGGAAAGCATCTGTAACTCCAGTTCATGGTCAGTCTCCTCTGCGGGATAGTGCGCTCCGGCTTTCTCCACCAAGGGGATCAGCGCCTCATCCAGGGAATCGGTTTCATGCTGTTTCCGGGACCTGATCT
This Rufibacter radiotolerans DNA region includes the following protein-coding sequences:
- a CDS encoding glycoside hydrolase family 95 protein, encoding MIQRLLKWLAFLLSFLSIPAFAQQRSSLTLWYDQPAANWNEALPLGNGRLGAMVFGNPARELLQLNEETVWAGEPGNNINTALFPALTEIRTLIFAGKHQQAQDLALQKIPRQAPAGNNYGMPYQPVGNLFLTFQGHEKATNFYRDLNIEQAIASVSYKVDGVTFKREMFSSFPDDVVIVRLTADKPHSINVTLGADSPHKNYQVTISKGQLVLAGVSGDVDNKKGKVRFQARVQPTVKGGEVSSTANTLTFKNADEVTLYVSMGTNFKSYKDLSGNEEAKAKNLLAKAVKKNYISAKENHIKHYQRYFKRVSLDLGTSPAAAQPTNVRLQNFVQGHDPQLAALYFQFGRYLLISSSQPGTQPANLQGIWNDKIAPPWDSKYTVNINTEMNYWPAEVTNLSEMHEPLFKMVQELAETGKESAAKMYGARGWNMHHNTDLWRITGPVDGAFYGLWPMGGAWLTQHLWQHYLYTGDQEFLKKDYPVLKGAALYYVDVLQEEPSHKWLVVVPSMSPENKHHGNASITAGTTMDNQLVFDVFSNALQAARILGVDQAFADTLRQLRDRLPPMQVGQHGQLQEWLFDWDRKDDDHRHVSHLYGLFPSNQISPFTHPALFNGAKSTLVQRGDKSTGWSMGWKVNLWARLLDGNRAYKLIADQLTPAGAEASGQSGGTYPNLFDAHPPFQIDGNFGCTSGIAEMLLQSHDGTLHLLPALPDQWPSGQVKGLVARGGFVVDMQWEKGKVTSLKITSTLGGNCRLRIGNPLTLKTKGKLEAATGINPNPFYQPTAIKDPLVNPVAGSAKITLPVTHVFDLATQKGKRYELVSL
- a CDS encoding alpha/beta hydrolase family protein produces the protein MVLVKRTLSFLICSLLSGAGMVPEAQAQVLPFKAQTAYNAYLVRNLHQAYDARREKITQALGSPEAMKAYQAQVKKEYLRVLGPFPEKQPLNAKITKQQKQKGFTIENLVYESRPNHHVTANLYVPEGKGPFPAVLLMNGHEMPAKATDSYQKTARLFAANGFVVLSVDPFSQGERVQLTDKTGKSLTRGSTTEHTLLNAGATLVGTSVAAYMLWDNVRALDYLETRPEVDKDRMGAIGNSGGGTQTAYLLGYDDRIKVAAPCSYFSQRERDMLLPGEPDGCQFLPGEGNLEFADYIIAAAPKPVLILAGENDFVDYQGTLQGIQELQKIYTTLQQPDKVKLFTWPDGHGITQPKREAAVTWFRQWLYNDARPVKEGNIGVLTEQDLWATSTGQVTTTYPQETTVPALNQAMYKQLSAQRQAFWGQPYDAALKAKVRDVIGLKLNQNPVFTELSGQSQAPQYHLEKRVIMRQGELPIPALIYTPIGKAKPKKIIIRLTDQDKGKEALARNDSLIQKEMQAGHVLVLADLRGIGETQDDPKLNDAKYWSSEYRNAVLALQLERPLLGQRVQDLTTLLDFLQSNKSLAGLPISIEAEGVYGPVVTHTVFLDERISQATVSKSLTTYEDYLTRPLQKDMFSNVVQGILQYYDLPDLAQKCGRRLKQIPDETRALRP
- a CDS encoding rhamnogalacturonan acetylesterase is translated as MKKKSFAFLLLLLAVVAMSFAPSKKKVVHVYLVGDSTVADYSDYDGEDYLNKRYPVMGWGQVFQPFLRPDSLSKLKSLIKADSAVVLDKARGGRSTRTFFEEGRWAQVFQALKKNDVVMIQFGHNDAAVDKPERYVNIQGYKEYLRLFVNQTRHKGATPILLTPVTRNYPWKDGKIGNVHGEYPQAVKDVAKELNVLLIDLQQLSIDSFSAKGQEYVSTNYFMNLPAGKFKNYPEGQKDNTHFQPDGAKEVARLVFEGMKGLKVK
- a CDS encoding rhamnogalacturonan acetylesterase; its protein translation is MKLPFFSLVLAFCGLALMSFLSVKKKPITVYLVGDSTMSIKDPKAYPETGWGVPFATFFDPSVAIDNHAKNGRSTKTFLTEKRWQTVEGALKKGDYVFIQFGHNDEVKTKASYATEEEFTQNLTRFVTEARKKKAIPILITPAARRKFDANGKIEPTHEAYSALVREVAKKEKVCLIDLDKKSQELLQSYGPEDSKKLFLHLQPGQHPNYPEGKADDTHFNERGALEMAQIVLAEVKALKLDLAKRITAPAVTP
- a CDS encoding LamG-like jellyroll fold domain-containing protein, which codes for MKISQVILLVLVTWWGSSCSSVRPITWPLESVASVGGHTVTISGNPQVVKQPTPAIAFDGIDDGLLVHANPIVGAEEFTIEVEFKPRAAWPANVEQRFLHIEDLALGQRRLLLELRLNNRGQWYADFFMRTEKAALTLIDSTQAHPVGEWATMTMVYKDKKLQGYVNGRLELSGDIEYLPIPASANTSIGTRMDQRSWFNGEIRSVKAWPKAILPKQ
- a CDS encoding VOC family protein, which codes for MKLEHFALNVEDPVAMAEWYIRHLGMRVVRQMPEAPFTTFLADDSGRILVEIYLNPAHEVPPYRTMNPLLVHLAFVSENPTADQERLCAAGATLVTDQHLPDGSHLVMLRDPWGLALQLCKRGTPILAAREE